One Vibrio neonatus genomic window carries:
- the tatA gene encoding Sec-independent protein translocase subunit TatA: protein MGGISIWQLLIIAVIVVLLFGTKKLRGIGGDLGSAVKGFKKAMSEEEAVTKEAKESNDADFEKKNISEQKTAEQSTEKQKDKEQV, encoded by the coding sequence ATGGGTGGAATTAGTATTTGGCAACTTTTAATCATTGCAGTGATCGTAGTTCTATTATTTGGAACTAAGAAATTGCGTGGTATTGGTGGCGATCTTGGCTCGGCAGTGAAAGGCTTTAAAAAAGCGATGTCTGAGGAAGAAGCTGTCACTAAAGAAGCTAAAGAGTCAAATGATGCAGACTTTGAGAAGAAAAACATTTCTGAGCAAAAAACTGCAGAACAGAGCACTGAGAAGCAAAAAGACAAAGAGCAGGTTTAA
- the ubiB gene encoding ubiquinone biosynthesis regulatory protein kinase UbiB, whose amino-acid sequence MTPSELKRLYQITRVKLEYGLDELIPEHDLAKFPRLARKALFWIKNKHPDKELGHRMRLALQELGPVWIKFGQMMSTRRDLFPPHIADQLALLQDRVGPFEGHLAKKHIELALGGPVEQWFDDFNIECLASASIAQVHTAKLKDSGREIVLKIIRPDIRPVIDADIKLMYRMAKLLAKAVPEARRLKPVEVVAEYEKTLIDELDLRREAANAMQLRRNFENSEELYVPEIIPDLSSKNLMVSERIYGIQVSDIEGLKNNGTNMKLLAERGVTVFFTQVFRDSFFHADMHPGNVFVQYSHPENPQWIGLDCGIVGTLNADDKRYLAENLLAFFNRDYQKVAQLHVDSGWVPANTNVQEFEFAIRMVCEPIFAKPLCEISFGHVLLNLFNTARRYNMEVQPQLVLLQKTLLYVEGLGRQLYPQLDLWATAKPFLEKWMGQQVGPQAVVNSIKERAPFWAEKLPELPELLYDNLKNSKHLSQKVENLYEGYRQTKRQHATGQFMFGIGATFIVCSSILYVNDNPLISSGVGGLGLLAWMLSWFTYRK is encoded by the coding sequence ATGACCCCTTCAGAGCTAAAGCGTTTATACCAGATTACTCGCGTTAAACTTGAATATGGGCTCGATGAGCTGATACCTGAGCATGATCTGGCTAAGTTTCCACGCTTAGCTCGCAAGGCACTGTTTTGGATAAAGAACAAACATCCAGATAAAGAGTTAGGTCATCGCATGCGTTTGGCATTGCAAGAGCTAGGTCCTGTTTGGATTAAGTTTGGGCAAATGATGTCTACCCGTCGCGATCTATTTCCTCCGCATATCGCCGACCAACTGGCATTGCTGCAAGATCGCGTAGGCCCGTTTGAAGGACACCTAGCAAAGAAGCACATTGAGCTTGCTTTAGGTGGGCCAGTAGAGCAATGGTTTGATGATTTTAATATCGAGTGCTTAGCATCGGCTTCGATTGCGCAAGTGCATACCGCTAAGTTAAAAGATTCTGGTCGAGAAATTGTTCTAAAAATTATTCGTCCTGATATCCGCCCTGTTATTGATGCCGACATTAAGCTGATGTATCGCATGGCGAAGTTATTGGCAAAAGCGGTTCCTGAAGCGCGCAGGCTAAAACCTGTCGAGGTGGTTGCCGAGTATGAAAAAACCTTAATTGATGAGCTAGATCTGCGCCGAGAAGCCGCCAATGCAATGCAGCTGCGTCGCAATTTTGAAAATAGCGAAGAGCTGTATGTTCCTGAGATCATTCCAGATCTGAGCAGTAAAAACTTAATGGTGTCTGAACGTATCTACGGCATCCAAGTGTCAGATATTGAAGGGCTAAAAAACAACGGCACCAATATGAAGTTGCTCGCCGAGCGTGGCGTGACCGTATTTTTCACTCAAGTTTTCCGCGACAGCTTTTTTCATGCTGATATGCACCCTGGTAATGTTTTTGTGCAATATTCCCATCCAGAGAATCCACAATGGATTGGTTTAGATTGCGGTATTGTTGGCACACTTAACGCCGATGATAAGCGTTACTTGGCCGAAAACCTGCTGGCATTCTTTAATCGGGATTATCAAAAAGTAGCCCAATTGCATGTCGATTCTGGTTGGGTACCTGCCAATACTAATGTCCAAGAATTTGAGTTTGCGATTCGCATGGTGTGTGAGCCGATTTTTGCTAAACCGCTGTGTGAAATATCGTTTGGTCATGTGTTGCTTAATCTATTTAACACAGCCCGTCGCTATAATATGGAAGTTCAACCACAATTAGTGTTACTACAAAAGACCTTATTGTATGTTGAAGGTTTGGGACGACAGCTTTATCCGCAACTTGATTTGTGGGCGACAGCGAAGCCATTTTTGGAAAAATGGATGGGTCAGCAAGTGGGGCCACAAGCTGTGGTGAATTCCATTAAAGAACGCGCGCCATTTTGGGCAGAAAAGTTACCCGAATTGCCTGAGCTACTTTATGACAACTTAAAGAATAGCAAGCATTTATCTCAAAAAGTCGAGAATTTATATGAGGGATATCGACAAACGAAGAGACAACATGCTACAGGCCAATTTATGTTTGGAATAGGGGCTACATTTATCGTATGCTCGTCCATACTTTACGTTAATGATAACCCTTTGATTTCTTCAGGGGTTGGTGGTTTAGGATTGCTAGCTTGGATGTTAAGTTGGTTTACCTACCGTAAATAA
- the tatC gene encoding twin-arginine translocase subunit TatC, whose translation MSSVDSNQPLMSHLIELRTRLLRAISAVMVVFLCLIYFSGHIYEFVSAPLIDRLPEGATMIATDVASPFFTPLKLTLIASVFLAVPFILYQVWAFVAPGLYKHEKRLVMPLLFSSSLLFYCGVAFAYFVVFPLVFGFFTAISLGGVEFATDISSYLDFVLALFLAFGIAFEVPVAIILLCWTGATDVQTLKAKRPFVVVAAFVIGMMLTPPDIISQTLLAVPMLLLFEVGLFFARFYTRKDEDEE comes from the coding sequence ATGTCTTCGGTTGATTCCAACCAACCATTGATGAGCCATCTGATTGAGTTACGCACTCGTTTATTGCGTGCAATTAGCGCAGTGATGGTGGTGTTTCTATGCCTGATTTATTTTTCAGGTCATATCTATGAGTTCGTATCGGCTCCTTTAATTGATCGTTTACCCGAAGGGGCAACGATGATTGCAACGGATGTCGCGTCACCGTTTTTTACGCCACTTAAACTGACTTTAATCGCTTCAGTATTTCTCGCCGTTCCGTTTATCTTGTATCAAGTGTGGGCCTTTGTTGCGCCAGGGTTGTATAAGCATGAGAAACGCTTGGTGATGCCACTGCTGTTCTCTAGTTCGCTATTGTTTTACTGCGGTGTTGCGTTTGCCTACTTTGTGGTATTCCCGCTGGTGTTTGGCTTTTTTACTGCCATATCGCTAGGTGGGGTTGAGTTTGCGACGGATATCTCCAGTTATCTCGATTTTGTTTTAGCGTTATTTTTAGCGTTCGGCATCGCATTTGAAGTACCGGTTGCCATCATCTTGCTGTGTTGGACGGGAGCAACAGACGTGCAAACATTAAAAGCCAAGCGACCTTTTGTGGTTGTGGCCGCTTTTGTGATTGGCATGATGCTAACTCCGCCTGATATTATTTCTCAGACTCTGTTGGCTGTGCCAATGCTGCTGTTATTTGAGGTGGGCTTGTTCTTTGCGCGCTTCTATACTCGAAAAGATGAGGACGAAGAGTAA
- the hemB gene encoding porphobilinogen synthase has translation MSALIQSPFPARRMRRMRKHDFSRRLMAENKITVDDLIYPMFILMGKDRRESVESMPGVERLSIDLMLEEAEKLANLGVPAIALFPVVNQDAKSLCAIEAYNSEGLVQRAVRLLKEHVPQIGVITDVALDPYTTHGQDGIIDDEGYVQNDETTAVLIKQALSHAEAGADVIAPSDMMDGRIGKIREALEKAGHIHTQIMAYSAKYASNYYGPFRDAVGSASNLKGADKKNYQMDPANSDEALHEVALDIAEGADMVMVKPGMPYLDVVRRVKTELQVPTFAYQVSGEYAMHKAAIQNGWLKERETVLESLLCFKRAGADGILTYFAKDVAQWLSEDK, from the coding sequence ATGTCCGCACTTATTCAGAGCCCATTTCCTGCGCGTAGAATGCGCCGCATGCGTAAACATGACTTTAGCCGTCGTCTGATGGCAGAAAACAAAATTACCGTTGATGATTTGATTTACCCAATGTTTATATTGATGGGTAAAGATCGTCGTGAGTCAGTTGAATCTATGCCGGGCGTTGAGCGTCTTTCTATCGATCTCATGTTGGAAGAGGCAGAAAAACTAGCAAACTTAGGGGTTCCTGCCATCGCGTTATTCCCTGTAGTAAACCAAGATGCAAAAAGCCTGTGTGCTATTGAGGCTTATAACTCAGAAGGTTTAGTGCAGCGCGCGGTGCGTTTGCTTAAAGAGCATGTACCGCAAATTGGTGTTATTACCGATGTCGCCCTTGATCCTTATACCACACACGGACAAGACGGCATCATTGATGATGAAGGCTATGTGCAAAATGACGAAACTACAGCAGTCTTGATTAAGCAGGCACTCTCGCATGCTGAGGCAGGCGCGGATGTTATCGCTCCTTCAGATATGATGGATGGCCGCATTGGTAAGATTCGTGAAGCATTAGAAAAAGCCGGACACATTCATACTCAGATCATGGCTTACTCTGCTAAATATGCGTCTAACTACTACGGCCCATTTAGAGATGCGGTCGGCTCTGCGAGCAACTTGAAAGGCGCAGACAAAAAGAACTACCAAATGGACCCGGCAAACAGTGATGAAGCGTTACATGAAGTGGCGCTGGATATTGCTGAAGGTGCTGATATGGTCATGGTGAAACCTGGCATGCCGTATCTAGATGTGGTTCGCCGAGTGAAGACAGAGTTGCAAGTTCCGACGTTTGCTTACCAAGTGTCTGGTGAATATGCGATGCACAAAGCGGCCATTCAAAATGGTTGGTTAAAGGAAAGAGAAACAGTTTTAGAATCCTTGCTATGCTTTAAGCGTGCTGGCGCAGATGGTATTTTAACTTACTTCGCCAAAGACGTGGCGCAGTGGTTGTCTGAAGACAAATAA
- a CDS encoding TatD family hydrolase gives MIDTHAHIYASEFDQDRDQVVERALQAGINQILLPNIDLESIQPMLATEAAYPDICRSMMGLHPCYVNQDIKQTLTEIESWFDKHNFIAVGEIGIDLYWDKTFRKEQEYAFSTQLNWAKERNLPVVIHTRDSIEETLSLLKKEQDGSLRGVFHCFGGSVEEAKAINDLGFHLGLGGVSTFKNGGMDKVIPHLDLQYLILETDCPYLAPVPHRGKRNEPAYTQLVAQRVADLRELSLTEVDALTTQNAVQLFNL, from the coding sequence ATGATCGACACCCACGCCCATATTTATGCCAGTGAATTTGACCAAGATCGAGACCAAGTGGTAGAGCGCGCTCTGCAAGCCGGAATTAATCAAATATTACTGCCCAATATCGACCTAGAATCTATTCAGCCTATGCTAGCGACCGAAGCGGCTTATCCTGATATTTGCCGTTCGATGATGGGATTACACCCATGTTATGTAAACCAAGACATCAAGCAAACCTTAACTGAAATAGAAAGTTGGTTTGATAAACACAACTTCATCGCGGTTGGTGAAATTGGCATTGATCTCTACTGGGACAAAACATTTCGTAAAGAACAAGAATATGCGTTCTCCACCCAACTAAACTGGGCTAAAGAACGCAACCTTCCGGTCGTCATCCATACCAGAGATTCTATCGAGGAAACACTTAGCCTACTGAAGAAGGAACAAGACGGTTCTTTGCGTGGCGTATTCCATTGCTTTGGTGGCAGCGTTGAAGAAGCGAAAGCCATCAATGATCTTGGCTTTCATTTAGGGCTTGGCGGCGTATCGACCTTTAAAAATGGCGGTATGGATAAAGTCATTCCGCACTTGGACTTACAATACCTGATACTAGAAACCGACTGCCCTTATCTTGCTCCTGTTCCTCACCGAGGTAAGCGCAATGAACCCGCCTACACTCAGTTAGTCGCACAGCGAGTTGCCGACCTGAGAGAGCTGAGCTTGACTGAGGTAGATGCACTCACCACTCAAAACGCAGTGCAGTTATTCAACCTATAA
- the tatB gene encoding Sec-independent protein translocase protein TatB — MFDIGFWELILISVLGLIVLGPERLPVAIRSVARFVNSAKSMANNVKDELDHELKIHELQENLKKAEQLGMKDMSPELRQSVEELKEAAQSVQQPYKSSTSTKESSSPKSQD, encoded by the coding sequence GTGTTCGATATTGGTTTTTGGGAGCTGATACTCATCTCCGTTTTGGGGTTGATTGTCTTGGGGCCTGAGCGCCTCCCTGTTGCTATTCGTAGCGTGGCTCGCTTTGTTAATTCAGCAAAATCTATGGCAAATAATGTCAAAGATGAGTTGGATCATGAGCTCAAAATTCATGAACTTCAGGAAAACCTGAAAAAAGCAGAGCAGTTGGGGATGAAAGATATGTCTCCAGAACTGCGTCAATCTGTAGAAGAGCTAAAAGAAGCTGCACAAAGTGTTCAGCAACCCTACAAGTCTTCAACAAGCACCAAAGAGTCGTCTTCTCCTAAGTCGCAAGATTAA
- a CDS encoding GNAT family N-acetyltransferase, with protein sequence MSIVIREGSLVEALQVMSSISEFNKPESIETLRLRLNNKKSLILIAEECGVLLGFKIGYAQDDDTFYSWLGGVNAEARGKGVAQLLLNEQQRWVKEAGYCWLTVKSQNQFAAMLRLLLRNGYWIEECEPYPNPLHNRLYFKKSL encoded by the coding sequence ATGTCTATTGTCATTCGCGAAGGTTCATTGGTCGAAGCTTTGCAGGTAATGAGCTCTATTTCTGAATTTAATAAACCAGAGAGTATTGAAACTCTTCGCTTGCGTCTAAACAACAAAAAATCACTAATTCTTATCGCAGAAGAGTGTGGGGTATTGCTCGGCTTTAAAATAGGTTATGCGCAAGACGATGACACTTTTTATAGTTGGCTAGGCGGGGTCAATGCTGAGGCTCGCGGTAAAGGTGTTGCACAATTGCTATTAAACGAGCAGCAACGTTGGGTTAAAGAGGCGGGATATTGCTGGTTAACCGTTAAGTCACAAAATCAGTTTGCGGCCATGTTGAGGCTACTACTGAGAAATGGTTATTGGATTGAAGAATGCGAACCTTATCCAAACCCTCTACATAATCGACTCTATTTTAAAAAATCCCTATAG